In Megalobrama amblycephala isolate DHTTF-2021 linkage group LG10, ASM1881202v1, whole genome shotgun sequence, one DNA window encodes the following:
- the wu:fj13e08 gene encoding uncharacterized protein wu:fj13e08 isoform X1 encodes MEQGLPSEKAVSQDGCLKSENELETDFIQSEIQVKVEPDQDDSSFLDVNELETFPRFNGHIKEEILDLGLQILPDGLMPPVEMEEDLEIATNSHTSPDEPDRRTGSLSKRKRINKRKATNASSHTIRCPTKQILSMVHRKAEVTAPLTEEYESIAAPDLESEISDSDGPESSSVPDVTEGQKTVLTDFEFSSEESCGEESEDLSSRWSKGDSYWSKYPPQSETRTFSQSCQGPALESLLVTPKDAWELFISENIIDEILQCTNLGGQRAASAKGKVWQKVTKEELNAFIGLSLLIGLERNGDVPIRELFMDPLQNPIYRATMSVGRYQDLHGCLQFDDRKTRVQREASDHMAAFRNVWDLFLINCRKRFIPRDCVTVGEQLVPFHGRCKFLQHMPSLPTKYGIKIFWMCNAEVPYAIDAVVYTGKQPAEETEENLAENTVLRLSDGLQQKGLNITMDSYFTSVPLAENLFEKNLTMVGTLDHKNPHVPPIMKPSKLRALHTSEFGFCGNVSMVSYVPKRKKAEILLSTLHTSRALNETSAKNKPEVFQYYNRTKGGVNNVQQMANIYTCKRRTKRWPMVLWYNMLNIAIVNSYSVFNAQHPSFMGGGHNTQRMFIKELVKELVVPQIHRRREESPGLSKNILEAMGRCGVPTSLSAVTSEIQEQSCQNKRRKRCYYCRAARDRKVNTYCCECSKPVCREHSHIVVICYQCMR; translated from the exons ATGGAGCAAGGTTTGCCATCTGAAAAAGCAGTTTCACAGGATGGATGCctaaaaagtgaaaatgaattGGAAACAGACTTCATTCAGTCAGAAATACAAGTTAAAGTGGAACCTGATCAAGATGATTCTTCATTTCTTGATGTGAATGAACTAGAAACGTTTCCTCGTTTTAATGGGCATATTAAGGAGGAGATTTTGGACCTTGGTCTGCAGATCTTACCAGATGGCCTAATGCCTCCAGTTGAGATGGAAGAAGACCTTGAAATCGCAACAAACTCGCACACTTCTCCAGATGAACCAGACAGAAGAACTGGTTCATTAAGCAAAAGAAAgagaataaataaaagaaaagcaACTAATGCGTCAAGCCATACAATAAGATGTCCGACAAAGCAGA ttttgtcCATGGTGCACAGAAAGGCTGAGGTTACAGCTCCATTAACAGAAGAATATGAATCTATTGCTGCCCCTGATTTAGAATCGGAGATTTCTGATAGTGATGGCCCAGAAAGCAGCAGCGTCCCAGATGTGACAGAGGGTCAGAAAACTGTCCTCACAGACTTTGAGTTCTCATCTGAGGAATCCTGTGGTGAGGAGAGTGAAGATCTCTCGAGTCGATGGAGCAAAGGAGACTCTTACTGGAGCAAATATCCTCCTCAAAGTGAGACTAGGACCTTCTCGCAGAGCTGTCAAGGGCCTGCACTTGAATCACTACTGGTGACACCTAAAGATGCTTGGGAGCTTTTCATAAGTGAAAACATCATTGATGAAATCCTGCAGTGCACCAACTTGGGTGGACAGAGAGCAGCATCAGCAAAAGGAAAAGTGTGGCAAAAGGTCACTAAGGAAGAGCTAAATGCCTTTATTGGTCTAAGCCTCCTCATTGGTTTAGAGAGAAATGGTGATGTCCCAATACGGGAACTGTTTATGGATCCGTTACAGAACCCAATTTATAGAGCTACCATGTCTGTTGGAAGATATCAAGACCTTCACGGATGCCTGCAATTTGATGACAGGAAAACCAGAGTGCAAAGAGAGGCATCAGACCACATGGCTGCCTTCCGAAATGTGTGGGACCTGTTCCTGATCAACTGTAGGAAAAGGTTCATCCCCAGGGATTGTGTCACTGTGGGTGAGCAGCTCGTGCCATTCCATGGAAGATGCAAGTTTCTGCAACACATGCCAAGCCTCCCAACCAAGTATGGCATAAAAATCTTTTGGATGTGCAATGCCGAGGTCCCCTACGCCATTGATGCTGTCGTCTACACAGGCAAACAGCCAGCAGAGGAGACTGAAGAAAACCTTGCAGAGAACACAGTTCTGAGGTTGTCCGATGGACTTCAGCaaaaag GTCTCAACATTACAATGGACAGCTACTTCACCAGTGTCCCTCTGGCAGAGAATCTGTTTGAGAAAAACTTGACCATGGTTGGGACCCTTGACCATAAGAATCCACACGTGCCACCGATTATGAAGCCATCCAAGTTACGAGCGTTACATACCTCTGAGTTTGGTTTTTGTGGCAATGTGTCCATGGTGAGCTACgtaccaaaaagaaaaaaggcgGAGATTCTTTTAAGTACGTTGCATACCAGCAGAGCACTGAATGAAACAAGTGCTAAAAACAAGCCAGAGGTTTTCCAGTACTACAACCGCACCAAAGGAGGAGTCAACAATGTTCAGCAAATGGCCAACATTTACACCTGCAAGCGCCGCACAAAGAGGTGGCCCATGGTGCTGTGGTATAACATGTTGAATATTGCCATTGTAAACTCCTACTCTGTTTTCAATGCTCAGCACCCTAGCTTCATGGGAGGTGGTCATAACACCCAGCGGATGTTCATAAAAGAGCTGGTGAAAGAGCTTGTAGTGCCTCAGATTCATAGGCGCAGAGAAGAAAGCCCTGGATTATCCAAGAACATCCTCGAGGCCATGGGGAGGTGTGGGGTACCAACATCACTGTCAGCTGTCACTTCTGAAATCCAAGAACAGAGCTGTCAGAACAAAAGAAGAAAGAGATGTTACTACTGTCGAGCTGCAAGAGACAGAAAAGTGAACACCTACTGTTGTGAATGCAGTAAACCTGTCTGCAGAGAACACAGTCACATTGTAGTGATTTGCTACCAGTGCATGCGTTAA
- the wu:fj13e08 gene encoding uncharacterized protein wu:fj13e08 isoform X2, whose protein sequence is MPITVLSMVHRKAEVTAPLTEEYESIAAPDLESEISDSDGPESSSVPDVTEGQKTVLTDFEFSSEESCGEESEDLSSRWSKGDSYWSKYPPQSETRTFSQSCQGPALESLLVTPKDAWELFISENIIDEILQCTNLGGQRAASAKGKVWQKVTKEELNAFIGLSLLIGLERNGDVPIRELFMDPLQNPIYRATMSVGRYQDLHGCLQFDDRKTRVQREASDHMAAFRNVWDLFLINCRKRFIPRDCVTVGEQLVPFHGRCKFLQHMPSLPTKYGIKIFWMCNAEVPYAIDAVVYTGKQPAEETEENLAENTVLRLSDGLQQKGLNITMDSYFTSVPLAENLFEKNLTMVGTLDHKNPHVPPIMKPSKLRALHTSEFGFCGNVSMVSYVPKRKKAEILLSTLHTSRALNETSAKNKPEVFQYYNRTKGGVNNVQQMANIYTCKRRTKRWPMVLWYNMLNIAIVNSYSVFNAQHPSFMGGGHNTQRMFIKELVKELVVPQIHRRREESPGLSKNILEAMGRCGVPTSLSAVTSEIQEQSCQNKRRKRCYYCRAARDRKVNTYCCECSKPVCREHSHIVVICYQCMR, encoded by the exons ATGCCAATAACTG ttttgtcCATGGTGCACAGAAAGGCTGAGGTTACAGCTCCATTAACAGAAGAATATGAATCTATTGCTGCCCCTGATTTAGAATCGGAGATTTCTGATAGTGATGGCCCAGAAAGCAGCAGCGTCCCAGATGTGACAGAGGGTCAGAAAACTGTCCTCACAGACTTTGAGTTCTCATCTGAGGAATCCTGTGGTGAGGAGAGTGAAGATCTCTCGAGTCGATGGAGCAAAGGAGACTCTTACTGGAGCAAATATCCTCCTCAAAGTGAGACTAGGACCTTCTCGCAGAGCTGTCAAGGGCCTGCACTTGAATCACTACTGGTGACACCTAAAGATGCTTGGGAGCTTTTCATAAGTGAAAACATCATTGATGAAATCCTGCAGTGCACCAACTTGGGTGGACAGAGAGCAGCATCAGCAAAAGGAAAAGTGTGGCAAAAGGTCACTAAGGAAGAGCTAAATGCCTTTATTGGTCTAAGCCTCCTCATTGGTTTAGAGAGAAATGGTGATGTCCCAATACGGGAACTGTTTATGGATCCGTTACAGAACCCAATTTATAGAGCTACCATGTCTGTTGGAAGATATCAAGACCTTCACGGATGCCTGCAATTTGATGACAGGAAAACCAGAGTGCAAAGAGAGGCATCAGACCACATGGCTGCCTTCCGAAATGTGTGGGACCTGTTCCTGATCAACTGTAGGAAAAGGTTCATCCCCAGGGATTGTGTCACTGTGGGTGAGCAGCTCGTGCCATTCCATGGAAGATGCAAGTTTCTGCAACACATGCCAAGCCTCCCAACCAAGTATGGCATAAAAATCTTTTGGATGTGCAATGCCGAGGTCCCCTACGCCATTGATGCTGTCGTCTACACAGGCAAACAGCCAGCAGAGGAGACTGAAGAAAACCTTGCAGAGAACACAGTTCTGAGGTTGTCCGATGGACTTCAGCaaaaag GTCTCAACATTACAATGGACAGCTACTTCACCAGTGTCCCTCTGGCAGAGAATCTGTTTGAGAAAAACTTGACCATGGTTGGGACCCTTGACCATAAGAATCCACACGTGCCACCGATTATGAAGCCATCCAAGTTACGAGCGTTACATACCTCTGAGTTTGGTTTTTGTGGCAATGTGTCCATGGTGAGCTACgtaccaaaaagaaaaaaggcgGAGATTCTTTTAAGTACGTTGCATACCAGCAGAGCACTGAATGAAACAAGTGCTAAAAACAAGCCAGAGGTTTTCCAGTACTACAACCGCACCAAAGGAGGAGTCAACAATGTTCAGCAAATGGCCAACATTTACACCTGCAAGCGCCGCACAAAGAGGTGGCCCATGGTGCTGTGGTATAACATGTTGAATATTGCCATTGTAAACTCCTACTCTGTTTTCAATGCTCAGCACCCTAGCTTCATGGGAGGTGGTCATAACACCCAGCGGATGTTCATAAAAGAGCTGGTGAAAGAGCTTGTAGTGCCTCAGATTCATAGGCGCAGAGAAGAAAGCCCTGGATTATCCAAGAACATCCTCGAGGCCATGGGGAGGTGTGGGGTACCAACATCACTGTCAGCTGTCACTTCTGAAATCCAAGAACAGAGCTGTCAGAACAAAAGAAGAAAGAGATGTTACTACTGTCGAGCTGCAAGAGACAGAAAAGTGAACACCTACTGTTGTGAATGCAGTAAACCTGTCTGCAGAGAACACAGTCACATTGTAGTGATTTGCTACCAGTGCATGCGTTAA